From Neodiprion pinetum isolate iyNeoPine1 chromosome 7, iyNeoPine1.2, whole genome shotgun sequence, a single genomic window includes:
- the LOC124223946 gene encoding uncharacterized protein, translating into MFREGYYLEIIKAKTSAATAVITVKEKTVEIKNKKITTNKWLTLEDWASLYQVLEKGVIQNSENKTRASESKEKKKITRHLEIVYTFEESENPTDRTTLPTIRVSVSPVKKKSRSKCDATTAEVNQKEKIRVSSTLTTEHKNESRSSPKLESSGEIFYGTGFKVEEYIPNVPKTKGAENGADIKYIPSRKSALENLNRSVDSDEYIPAIVNEEGMGTSALDDLYVPNSVPKILNFNETYEPFSSAITTSKIPGEYVPNSKGLKKKMEEYQPDFTSKTMKFDNSYVPSSSAKIMELKNNGRKSSLGGSSSSSSGSARKKRSRDTESSTRRESSSRKKNSPATQSTGVKREM; encoded by the exons ATGTTTCGGGAGGGTTACTATCTGGAAATAATTaag gCTAAAACCTCAGCTGCGACGGCTGTCATTACAGTGAAGGAAAAAACAGTCGagataaagaataaaaagataaCGACCAACAAGTGGCTCACCCTCGAGGACTGGGCATCGCTCTATCAAGTCCTAGAAAAAGGTGTGATACAGAACAGCGAGAATAAGACGCGAGCGTCTGagtcgaaggaaaaaaaaaaaatcacaaggCACCTTGAAATCGT ATACACATTCGAGGAGTCAGAAAATCCTACTGATAGAACCACCCTGCCGACTATAAGAGTCAGTGTATCaccggtaaaaaaaaagtcaagatCCAAATGCGACGCAACTACCGCTGAAGTTAATCAGAAAGAGAAGATCCGGGTGTCTTCGACCTTGACAACCGAGCATAAAAATGAAAGCCGTAGTTCGCCTAAACTCGAGAGTTCTGGGGAAATCTTCTACGGGACAGGCTTCAAAGTAGAGGAGTATATTCCTAATGTGCCTAAGACAAAGGGAGCAGAGAACGGAGCGGACATAAAATATATTCCGAGCAGGAAAAGCGCCCTAGAAAATCTCAACAGGTCCGTCGACTCAGACGAGTACATTCCGGCCATCGTGAATGAAGAGGGCATGGGTACCAGTGCCCTGGACGATCTGTACGTCCCGAATTCAGTACCAAAAATACTGAATTTCAACGAAACCTACGAGCCGTTCAGCTCGGCTATTACGACCAGCAAAATACCTGGTGAATACGTTCCTAATTCGAAAGGATTGAAAAAGAAGATGGAGGAGTACCAGCCGGACTTCACCAGCAAGACAATGAAGTTTGACAACAGCTACGTTCCGTCGAGCTCAGCAAAAATAATGGAGCTTAAGAACAATGGTAGGAAGTCATCCCTGGGCGGCAGTAGTAGTAGCAGCAGTGGAAGCGCCAGGAAGAAGAGGAGTAGAGATACAGAGTCCAGTACTCGCAGGGAATCATCGtctaggaaaaaaaattcccctgCCACTCAGAGTACGGGTGTTAAGCGAGAAATGTGA
- the Hil gene encoding hillarin isoform X2 has protein sequence MYRPNFYESTCLRCAQTVYQVDRVGPLKDFTFFHAGCFKCAVCGTKLTLKTYYNNQHTINDKEVYCSSHVPKPGPGTLDGSSVGIRSALNVPRSGYVNEQIRAGGPSPRGVYPPGSHRSAVDSHYHNNSGISGAGTGGNHSPYNHNNNYGGDGYQYGRFDASALHIAHALKQTELQKGYSKAREKPIDYYLDRDEQTRLEMKHRKEEDDLYRKFAHHREEEDRRIREEFRDEWEKELERLSARWERDRSGGGGGGGGIGGGGGGGGGGGRGRNHLFQQEKEDLEKNMTLRRDKKKESLTRKMLEHERAATAALVEKQSSEMLELINEARSEYMLQESLYLDEGDGYAQEAPPPPYPSRAPPPQPPTLAKYHIYNDPLEFADMDQIAISVAQEDQKTFTDLVRQLVSRCGSDIEKARTIFRWITVKNLNTMQFDENLRGDTPMGLLRGIKHGTESYHVLFKRLCSYAGLHCVVIKGYSKSAGYQPGVRFEDNRFRNSWNAVYVAGAWRFVQCNWGARHLVNAKEVPRPGQTKAKSDSLRYEYDDHYFLTDPREFIYEFFPLQEDWQLLKQPISLKDFEELPFVRSLFFRYGLYFPDADTKAVMYTDSTGAATVRIAMPAHMQSSLIFHYNLKFYDSDGDGYDGISLKRFVMQSVVGNVVAFRVHAPCSGAFLLDIFANAVTPKEYLTGEPMKFKSVCKFKIACEELQTVMVPLPDCASGEWGPTKATRLFGLVPITHQEALVFAGRELEIQFRMSRALTDFMATLHKNGIEEKRLSKYVSHSVADNDVVTFVINFPEEGQYGLDIYTRELASSPYHELGGEKHLLTHCCKYLINSSKRN, from the exons ATGTACCGtccaaatttttacgaaagcACGTGTCTGCGATGCGCTCAGACGGTTTACCAGGTGGACAGAGTCGGTCCGTTGAAggatttcacattttttcacgCCGGTTGTTTCAAGTGCGCGGTATGCGGTACAAAATTGACGCTTAAAACGTACTACAACAACCAGCACACCATAAACGACAAGGAAGTTTACTGCAGCAGTCACGTCCCGAAACCTGGGCCAGGCACCCTCGACGGATCCAGCGTCGGCATAAGGAGCGCCCTTAACGTACCACGCAGCGGATACGTCAATGAACAAATACGCGCCGGCGGGCCTTCTCCTCGAGGCGTTTATCCCCCCGG CTCGCACAGATCCGCGGTAGACTCGCATTACCACAATAATTCTGGAATCAGCGGTGCTGGGACTGGTGGCAATCACTCGCCCTATAATCACAATAACAATTACGGCGGTGACGGCTATCAGTATGGAAGGTTTGACGCGAGCGCGTTACACATCGCCCACGCCCTCAAACAGACCGAACTTCAAAAGGGGTACAGCAAGGCGAGGGAGAAACCGATCGACTACTATCTG GACCGAGATGAGCAGACTCGTCTTGAGATGAAGCATCGCAAGGAGGAGGATGATCTTTACCGTAAATTCGCCCACCATCGGGAAGAAGAGGATCGGCGCATCCGGGAAGAATTTCGA GATGAGTGGGAAAAGGAGTTGGAAAGACTTTCCGCAAGATGGGAACGCGACAGAAGTGGAGGCGGAGGCGGCGGCGGTGGCATCGGCGGAGGCGGAGGAGgcggtggaggtggaggtagGGGTCGGAACCACCTTTTTCAGCAGGAAAAAGAAGATCTTGAAAAGAATATGACCCTTAGGAGGGACAAGAAGAAGGAGAGCCTCACGCGCAAAATGTTGGAGCACGAAAG GGCAGCAACGGCGGCTCTGGTTGAAAAACAAAGCTCCGAGATGCTCGAGCTGATAAACGAAGCACGGAGCGAATACATGCTCCAAGAGAGCCTCTACCTAGACGAGGGCGACGGTTATGCCCAGGAGGCACCGCCGCCCCCTTATCCGTCACGTGCACCGCCCCCGCAACCCCCGACCTTGGCCAAGTATCACATATACAATGATCCCCTCGAATTTGCGGACATGGACCAAATCGCGATATCG GTCGCCCAGGAGGATCAGAAAACTTTTACAGACCTTGTCAGACAGCTGGTGAGCCGATGCGGTTCGGACATTGAAAAAGCGCGGACAATATTCAGGTGGataacggtgaaaaatttgaacacgATGCAGTTCGACGAAAACCTGAGGGGTGACACGCCGATGGGTTTACTGAGGGGCATCAAACATGGAACTGAAAGCTATCACGTCTTGTTCAAACGATTGTGCAG TTACGCCGGACTTCACTGCGTCGTGATAAAGGGATACAGCAAATCTGCCGGTTATCAACCGGGCGTTCGATTTGAGGATAACCGATTCAGAAACAGTTGGAACGCCGTTTACGTTGCGGGAGCCTGGAGATTCGTGCAGTGCAACTGGGGGGCCCGACACCTTGTCAATGCTAAGGAAGTTCCTCGCCCTGGACAGACCAAAGCTAAGAGCGACAGTCTCAG GTACGAGTACGACGATCACTACTTCCTCACTGACCCGCGGGAATTCatttacgaatttttcccATTGCAAGAGGATTGGCAGCTTTTGAAGCAGCCAATTTCACTGAAAGATTTCGAGGAGCTGCCGTTCGTCAGATCGTTGTTCTTCAG GTACGGACTATACTTTCCTGACGCGGATACAAAGGCGGTGATGTACACAGATTCGACGGGAGCCGCAACAGTGAGAATAGCGATGCCCGCGCACATGCAGTCCTCCCTGATATTTCACTACAATTTGAAATTCTACGACAGTGACGGCGACGGATACGACGGCATATCGTTGAAGCGATTCGTGATGCAG TCCGTGGTTGGTAACGTGGTGGCATTCCGGGTCCACGCACCGTGTTCCGGTGCCTTTTTATTGGACATATTCGCGAACGCAGTTACGCCCAAGGAGTACTTAACCGGAGAGCCGATGAAATTCAAGAGCGTTTGCAAGTTCAAAATCGCCTGCGAGGAGCTCCAAACCGTCATGGTGCCTCTGCCTGATTGTGCAAGCGGCGAATGGGGTCCGACAAAAGCGACGAGGCTCTTCGGCCTTGTGCCAATCACGCATCAG GAAGCGCTCGTATTCGCGGGCCGGGAACTCGAAATACAATTCCGGATGTCGAGGGCGCTCACCGACTTTATGGCCACTCTGCATAAAAACGGTATCGAGGAAAAACGACTTTCTAAATACGTATCGCACTCGGTCGCTGACAACGACGTTGTAACATTCGTCATCAATTTCCCCGAGGAGGGACAGTATGGTCTCGATATTTACACGAGGGAACTCGCCTCCTCTCCATATCACGAACTCGGTGGAGAAAAACACCTTCTCACTCACTGCTGTAAATACCTTATCAATTCGAGCAAGAGAAACTGA
- the Hil gene encoding hillarin isoform X1, with protein sequence MYRPNFYESTCLRCAQTVYQVDRVGPLKDFTFFHAGCFKCAVCGTKLTLKTYYNNQHTINDKEVYCSSHVPKPGPGTLDGSSVGIRSALNVPRSGYVNEQIRAGGPSPRGVYPPGYDHVVDSPSNHHLHNHHYNQGRHLNGHGSPTPINSSSHRSAVDSHYHNNSGISGAGTGGNHSPYNHNNNYGGDGYQYGRFDASALHIAHALKQTELQKGYSKAREKPIDYYLDRDEQTRLEMKHRKEEDDLYRKFAHHREEEDRRIREEFRDEWEKELERLSARWERDRSGGGGGGGGIGGGGGGGGGGGRGRNHLFQQEKEDLEKNMTLRRDKKKESLTRKMLEHERAATAALVEKQSSEMLELINEARSEYMLQESLYLDEGDGYAQEAPPPPYPSRAPPPQPPTLAKYHIYNDPLEFADMDQIAISVAQEDQKTFTDLVRQLVSRCGSDIEKARTIFRWITVKNLNTMQFDENLRGDTPMGLLRGIKHGTESYHVLFKRLCSYAGLHCVVIKGYSKSAGYQPGVRFEDNRFRNSWNAVYVAGAWRFVQCNWGARHLVNAKEVPRPGQTKAKSDSLRYEYDDHYFLTDPREFIYEFFPLQEDWQLLKQPISLKDFEELPFVRSLFFRYGLYFPDADTKAVMYTDSTGAATVRIAMPAHMQSSLIFHYNLKFYDSDGDGYDGISLKRFVMQSVVGNVVAFRVHAPCSGAFLLDIFANAVTPKEYLTGEPMKFKSVCKFKIACEELQTVMVPLPDCASGEWGPTKATRLFGLVPITHQEALVFAGRELEIQFRMSRALTDFMATLHKNGIEEKRLSKYVSHSVADNDVVTFVINFPEEGQYGLDIYTRELASSPYHELGGEKHLLTHCCKYLINSSKRN encoded by the exons ATGTACCGtccaaatttttacgaaagcACGTGTCTGCGATGCGCTCAGACGGTTTACCAGGTGGACAGAGTCGGTCCGTTGAAggatttcacattttttcacgCCGGTTGTTTCAAGTGCGCGGTATGCGGTACAAAATTGACGCTTAAAACGTACTACAACAACCAGCACACCATAAACGACAAGGAAGTTTACTGCAGCAGTCACGTCCCGAAACCTGGGCCAGGCACCCTCGACGGATCCAGCGTCGGCATAAGGAGCGCCCTTAACGTACCACGCAGCGGATACGTCAATGAACAAATACGCGCCGGCGGGCCTTCTCCTCGAGGCGTTTATCCCCCCGG GTACGACCACGTGGTAGATTCGCCGTCGAATCATCATTTGCACAACCATCATTATAACCAGGGTAGACATTTGAACGGTCACGGTTCACCGACGCCGATAAATTCCAGCTCGCACAGATCCGCGGTAGACTCGCATTACCACAATAATTCTGGAATCAGCGGTGCTGGGACTGGTGGCAATCACTCGCCCTATAATCACAATAACAATTACGGCGGTGACGGCTATCAGTATGGAAGGTTTGACGCGAGCGCGTTACACATCGCCCACGCCCTCAAACAGACCGAACTTCAAAAGGGGTACAGCAAGGCGAGGGAGAAACCGATCGACTACTATCTG GACCGAGATGAGCAGACTCGTCTTGAGATGAAGCATCGCAAGGAGGAGGATGATCTTTACCGTAAATTCGCCCACCATCGGGAAGAAGAGGATCGGCGCATCCGGGAAGAATTTCGA GATGAGTGGGAAAAGGAGTTGGAAAGACTTTCCGCAAGATGGGAACGCGACAGAAGTGGAGGCGGAGGCGGCGGCGGTGGCATCGGCGGAGGCGGAGGAGgcggtggaggtggaggtagGGGTCGGAACCACCTTTTTCAGCAGGAAAAAGAAGATCTTGAAAAGAATATGACCCTTAGGAGGGACAAGAAGAAGGAGAGCCTCACGCGCAAAATGTTGGAGCACGAAAG GGCAGCAACGGCGGCTCTGGTTGAAAAACAAAGCTCCGAGATGCTCGAGCTGATAAACGAAGCACGGAGCGAATACATGCTCCAAGAGAGCCTCTACCTAGACGAGGGCGACGGTTATGCCCAGGAGGCACCGCCGCCCCCTTATCCGTCACGTGCACCGCCCCCGCAACCCCCGACCTTGGCCAAGTATCACATATACAATGATCCCCTCGAATTTGCGGACATGGACCAAATCGCGATATCG GTCGCCCAGGAGGATCAGAAAACTTTTACAGACCTTGTCAGACAGCTGGTGAGCCGATGCGGTTCGGACATTGAAAAAGCGCGGACAATATTCAGGTGGataacggtgaaaaatttgaacacgATGCAGTTCGACGAAAACCTGAGGGGTGACACGCCGATGGGTTTACTGAGGGGCATCAAACATGGAACTGAAAGCTATCACGTCTTGTTCAAACGATTGTGCAG TTACGCCGGACTTCACTGCGTCGTGATAAAGGGATACAGCAAATCTGCCGGTTATCAACCGGGCGTTCGATTTGAGGATAACCGATTCAGAAACAGTTGGAACGCCGTTTACGTTGCGGGAGCCTGGAGATTCGTGCAGTGCAACTGGGGGGCCCGACACCTTGTCAATGCTAAGGAAGTTCCTCGCCCTGGACAGACCAAAGCTAAGAGCGACAGTCTCAG GTACGAGTACGACGATCACTACTTCCTCACTGACCCGCGGGAATTCatttacgaatttttcccATTGCAAGAGGATTGGCAGCTTTTGAAGCAGCCAATTTCACTGAAAGATTTCGAGGAGCTGCCGTTCGTCAGATCGTTGTTCTTCAG GTACGGACTATACTTTCCTGACGCGGATACAAAGGCGGTGATGTACACAGATTCGACGGGAGCCGCAACAGTGAGAATAGCGATGCCCGCGCACATGCAGTCCTCCCTGATATTTCACTACAATTTGAAATTCTACGACAGTGACGGCGACGGATACGACGGCATATCGTTGAAGCGATTCGTGATGCAG TCCGTGGTTGGTAACGTGGTGGCATTCCGGGTCCACGCACCGTGTTCCGGTGCCTTTTTATTGGACATATTCGCGAACGCAGTTACGCCCAAGGAGTACTTAACCGGAGAGCCGATGAAATTCAAGAGCGTTTGCAAGTTCAAAATCGCCTGCGAGGAGCTCCAAACCGTCATGGTGCCTCTGCCTGATTGTGCAAGCGGCGAATGGGGTCCGACAAAAGCGACGAGGCTCTTCGGCCTTGTGCCAATCACGCATCAG GAAGCGCTCGTATTCGCGGGCCGGGAACTCGAAATACAATTCCGGATGTCGAGGGCGCTCACCGACTTTATGGCCACTCTGCATAAAAACGGTATCGAGGAAAAACGACTTTCTAAATACGTATCGCACTCGGTCGCTGACAACGACGTTGTAACATTCGTCATCAATTTCCCCGAGGAGGGACAGTATGGTCTCGATATTTACACGAGGGAACTCGCCTCCTCTCCATATCACGAACTCGGTGGAGAAAAACACCTTCTCACTCACTGCTGTAAATACCTTATCAATTCGAGCAAGAGAAACTGA
- the koko gene encoding cyclin-Q — MNPTEPTSNETLSSKMKDVIDVLAMQREKRNSLQKSIIVDYTKANDSFTASRFIFECGFKLDAHPLTIATAATLYHRFFKEGDQEGYDCYLIAATCLYLAGKVKDNPLKIRDVMNVAHNTLHRGSQPLELGDQYWSMRDAIVQAELLIMRMLKFQVTPEHPHRYMLHYLRSLQAWFGEEEWSKYPVARTSMALLQDFHHSTAILDYPPNLIAIACINLTLQIYGVVVPLMDECDQQPWFNVFCKELTREKLWEIMEKIMAAYDEEPETRDN, encoded by the exons ATGAATCCGACGGAGCCAACGAGCAACGAAACTCTGAG CTCAAAAATGAAAGATGTTATAGACGTACTTGCCATGCAGCGAGAGAAAAGGAATTCTCTACAGAAAAGTATCATCGTTGACTATACAAAGGCCAACGACAGCTTCACCGCTTCCAGGTTCATCTTCGAATGTG GATTCAAATTGGATGCCCACCCGCTGACGATAGCAACCGCGGCTACGCTGTATCACAGATTCTTCAAAGAGGGTGATCAGGAAGGTTATGATTGCTAC CTGATAGCGGCGACCTGTCTTTACCTGGCTGGCAAAGTCAAAGACAACCCACTAAAGATCCGTGACGTTATGAACGTTGCCCACAATACCTTGCATCGAGGTTCTCAACCACTTGAATTAGGGGACCAGTACTGGAGTATGCGAGATGCAATTGTACAGGCTGAGCTACTGATCATGAGGATGCTCAAGTTCCAAGTTACGCCTGAACATCCACACAGG TACATGTTGCATTACCTGAGGTCTCTCCAGGCGTGGTTCGGCGAAGAGGAATGGTCAAAGTATCCTGTCGCAAGAACAAGCATGGCGCTATTACAAGACTTTCACCACTCCACTGCCATACTCGATTATCCCCCAAACTTGATCGCCATTGCCTGTATTAACTTGACTCTCCAGATATACGGGGTCGTCGTGCCATTGATGGATGAGTGCGATCAGCAGCCCTGGTTTAAT GTATTCTGCAAGGAGCTCACCAGGGAAAAGTTGTGGGAAATAATGGAAAAGATCATGGCTGCGTATGACGAAGAACCGGAGACTCGAGATAATTGA